In Oscarella lobularis chromosome 18, ooOscLobu1.1, whole genome shotgun sequence, the following proteins share a genomic window:
- the LOC136198087 gene encoding centrosomal protein of 63 kDa-like, which translates to MNPSSLLGEFKRQAGKRAGESLLRSCEPEIQELMRQIDLLLENKRSEWEKRTGDVRRQLERREDELRVTRAQLERKTAEADRLHSNLGELSEVHCEKSRAYDSQLKSLKGEMDRLSCRYEKIKGRKDKKTKSLEKEKDKLVSELSSVKRETQHVRKAFEELHGRSLTWAKEKERLDQQLQKSQSEIETLLSQCSYLQECNETYKRDLERKRQLQDNIEKTHSAYATQMAAKLKLTEHNVLSSEDSVSRLKSALEETLAKLNQTGSECESLHVELARAKDTLQKLNSENEDLHGQLNSRETRQQNAVQKVKAKYEEEISRLRETLQLKAEVIRAFEETESRTSRSGSPTHIHLREELVQAQSAVRMLNQREKELIKELKHQLQLIESYKKQISAMKRQTSNVDNHRESFEEMTADLKSQEMTQLRERVFVLERENDDALQKITRLTSTLSSKKQALSSLLAKCDSMKKDLEMRRIAHGKTVDELRLANSQLDVLRLENQRLRTSAKVANAEKVAGTRVEELNASIRSATVATLEKQNQRLQSDVLSLQATVASLERSQVTENRRDGNGVASAVETAQDTSVYVANSSTEAGALLTEDAISQDECSIPVVQVDSSSSGDGEETDEELDEELEEMLDARIAEFKSGLEKTIAEQS; encoded by the exons ATGAAcccgtcgtcgcttctcgGCGAATTCAAGCGACAAGCGGGAAAACG AGCCGGCGAGTCTCTTTTGCGCTCGTGCGAGCCCGAAATACAAGAG CTCATGCGCCAAATCGATCTCCTCCTCGAAAACAAACGATCCGAATGGGAAAAGCGAACGGGCGACGTTCGCCGGCAATTGGAGCGTCGAGAAGACGAGCTACGCGTCACTCGCGCTCAGCTGGAGAGAAAAACGGCCGAG GCGGATCGATTGCACTCGAATTTGGGCGAGCTAAGCGAGGTTCATTGTGAAAAGAGTCGAGCATATGACTCACAACTGAAGTCACTCAAAGGAGAG ATGGATCGTCTTTCGTGTCGTTATGAAAAGATTAAAGGTCGGAAAGATAAGAAGACAAAGTCtttagaaaaggagaaggacaag CTCGTATCTGAGTTGAGTTCAGTCAAGAGAGAAACGCAGCACGTGAGAAAAGCTTTTGAA GAGTTGCACGGAAGATCGCTCACTTGGGCCAAAGAAAAGGAACGACTCGATCAACAGCTACAGAAGAGTCAATCAGAAATAGAAACTCTTCTCAGCCAGTGTTCCTATCTCCAG GAATGCAATGAGACGTACAAACGGGACTTGGAACGAAAGAGACAGCTACAGGACAACATCGAAAAGACGCACAGCGCCTATGCAACGCAAATGGCAGCGAAG TTGAAACTTACTGAACATAATGTTCTAAGTAGCGAAGATAGCGTTTCCAG ACTTAAATCCGCCTTGGAGGAGACTCTAGCGAAGTTGAATCAGACTGGTAGTGAGTGCGAGAGTCTGCACGTTGAATTGGCGAGAGCAAAGGATACGTTGCAA AAATTAAATAGCGAAAATGAGGACCTTCATGGACAGTTGAATTCGCGCGAAACGAGGCAGCAAAAC GCTGTACAGAAAGTTAAGGCCAAGTACGAAGAGGAAATATCTAGACTACGAGAGACTCTTCAATTGAAGGCCGAAGTGATAAG agcttttgaagaGACGGAGAGTCGAACGAGCCGTAGCGGCTCTCCGACTCACATTCATCTTAGAGAGGAATTGGTGCAGGCCCAGTCAGCCGTTAG AATGCTTaatcaaagagaaaaggaattaATCAAAGAGTTAAAGCATCAGCTTCAACT TATTGAGAGTTATAAGAAGCAGATCTCTGCAATGAAAAGGCAGACCAGTAATGTG GATAATCATAGAGAGTCTTTTGAGGAAATGACTGCTGATCTGAAAAGCCAAGAAATGACCCAA CTGCGAGAAAGGGTGTTCGTATTGgagcgagaaaacgacgacgcactTCAAAAAATAACGAGATTAACGAGCACTTTGTCGTCGAA GAAGCAGGCTTTGAGTAGTCTACTTGCAAAGTGCGATTCAATGAAGAAAGACCTCGAAATGAGGCGAATAGCGCACGGCAAAACGGTCGACGAACTTCGA TTGGCGAATTCTCAACTGGACGTCTTGAGGCTCGAGAACCAGCGACTCAGAACCTCGGCTAAAGTCGCGAAT GCTGAAAAAGTTGCGGGAACTCGCGTCGAAGAGCTCAACGCTTCAATACGAAGTGCTACTGTAGCTACCTTAGAG AAGCAAAATCAACGATTACAATCGGACGTGCTGTCTCTTCAGGCCACCGTTGCCAGTCTAGAACGTTCACAAGTGACTGAAAATCGAAGAGATGGCAACGGGGTTGCTTCAGCGGTAGAGACAGCCCAAG ATACAAGTGTTTACGTTGCCAATAGTTCGACTGAAGCTGGTGCTCTTTTGACTGAGGATGCTATTAGTCAGGATGAATGCAGCATCCCCGTTGTCCAAGTCGATTCATCAAGTAGC GGCGATGGAGAAGAAACCGATGAGGAGTTGGATGAGGAATTGGAAGAGATGCTCGACGCTCGCATCGCCGAATTCAAATCAGGATTAGAAAAAACCATAGCCGAACAATCGTGA